In a single window of the Candidatus Rokuibacteriota bacterium genome:
- a CDS encoding methanogenesis marker 16 metalloprotein codes for MGDRVQDPTRRGGRTIAEINERLRRGEAVVWSAQELKAEVRRGRRPTLDDVDVVTTATHGIMSGTAAMFSVPVAARGVFARAARAWLNGVPGFPGPAPNERLGYVDVLVYGTTPSRDAPGRYGGGHLFRDLVEGREAEIEVHTDDERRLTRRFTLGELDFARMYNLRNAYRNYMAFAHLGGGPPVSTIFGFRPMGPDTGLTTVGSGELNPLENDPGLRTIRIGSRVLVNAAPGLVVGHGTRSTPERPNLSVVADMFRMDPRYMGGFVTGAGVEVLNSVAVPIPVLDAAVLRTLTDRLDERIALPVADVRDRVPRGEATYAEVWQGRNLEIGFHPERRCAGCAGGCVAEAACPVGAISWSQTRLDRDRCVRCGACAVLCAGGAFTADLGRVEALGRSWPITFRLSDRARAMELAERLKALMLRGEFLLAEAETPITHHPPQGGAG; via the coding sequence ATGGGAGACCGCGTGCAAGATCCGACGCGACGCGGCGGCAGGACCATCGCCGAGATCAACGAGCGGCTCCGGCGCGGCGAGGCCGTGGTGTGGAGCGCGCAGGAGCTCAAGGCCGAGGTGCGCCGCGGCCGGCGGCCGACCCTCGACGACGTGGACGTGGTCACGACGGCGACTCACGGGATCATGTCGGGCACCGCCGCCATGTTCAGCGTTCCCGTGGCCGCACGCGGGGTCTTCGCGCGGGCCGCGCGCGCCTGGCTCAACGGGGTCCCCGGCTTCCCGGGCCCGGCACCCAACGAGCGCCTCGGCTACGTGGACGTGCTGGTCTACGGCACGACGCCCAGCCGCGACGCCCCTGGCCGCTACGGGGGCGGCCATCTCTTCCGCGACCTCGTGGAGGGCCGCGAGGCGGAGATCGAGGTGCACACCGACGACGAGCGCAGGCTCACCCGCCGCTTCACGCTGGGAGAGCTGGACTTCGCGCGGATGTACAACCTCCGCAACGCCTACCGGAACTACATGGCCTTCGCCCATCTCGGCGGCGGCCCGCCCGTGTCGACCATCTTCGGCTTCCGCCCCATGGGCCCCGACACGGGACTCACCACGGTGGGCTCGGGCGAGCTGAACCCCCTGGAGAACGACCCCGGGCTCAGGACCATCAGGATCGGCAGCCGCGTCCTCGTCAACGCGGCCCCGGGGCTCGTGGTGGGCCACGGCACCCGGAGCACGCCCGAGCGGCCGAACCTCTCGGTGGTCGCCGACATGTTCCGGATGGACCCGCGCTACATGGGCGGCTTCGTCACGGGGGCGGGCGTGGAGGTCCTCAACAGCGTCGCGGTCCCCATCCCCGTGCTCGACGCCGCCGTGCTCAGGACGCTCACCGACCGGCTGGACGAGCGGATCGCGCTGCCGGTGGCCGATGTGCGCGACCGCGTGCCGCGAGGCGAGGCCACCTACGCGGAGGTCTGGCAGGGGCGAAACCTGGAGATCGGGTTCCACCCGGAGCGGCGCTGCGCCGGGTGCGCCGGAGGCTGCGTGGCCGAGGCGGCCTGCCCGGTGGGCGCCATCTCCTGGAGCCAGACCCGGCTCGACCGCGACCGCTGCGTCCGCTGCGGGGCCTGCGCCGTGCTGTGCGCGGGGGGCGCCTTCACCGCCGATCTCGGGCGGGTCGAGGCCCTGGGGCGCAGCTGGCCCATCACCTTCAGGCTCAGCGACCGGGCCCGCGCCATGGAGCTGGCCGAGCGCCTCAAGGCGCTGATGCTCCGTGGGGAGTTCCTGCTGGCCGAGGCGGAGACCCCGATCACCCATCACCCGCCGCAGGGCGGCGCGGGTTAG
- a CDS encoding 4Fe-4S dicluster domain-containing protein produces MSWLFLGRGLGAAGAIPAGDGVLPALAIDLERCIGCRACEVHCQVEHDLPASVRLLHVRPHPDEPSPGLPIFPLACAHCAEPACQAVCPAAAIRRRPDGVVLLDPAACIGCRFCIIACPYGAPQWDPERGRVIKCDLCVDRLAQGLWPACATKCSMKAIHFLDAERLGRILAESGRRGSGALVLGVGAAEALR; encoded by the coding sequence ATGAGCTGGCTCTTCCTGGGCCGCGGCCTCGGGGCTGCCGGGGCGATCCCCGCCGGGGACGGCGTCCTGCCCGCGCTGGCCATCGACCTCGAGCGCTGCATCGGCTGCCGGGCCTGCGAGGTGCATTGCCAGGTCGAGCATGACCTGCCGGCCTCGGTCCGTCTCCTGCACGTGCGCCCGCATCCGGACGAGCCGTCGCCCGGCCTCCCGATCTTCCCCCTCGCCTGCGCCCACTGCGCCGAGCCTGCCTGCCAGGCGGTGTGCCCCGCGGCGGCGATCCGCCGCCGTCCCGACGGCGTGGTGCTCCTCGACCCGGCGGCGTGCATCGGCTGCCGCTTCTGCATCATCGCCTGCCCCTACGGGGCGCCCCAGTGGGACCCGGAGCGCGGTCGCGTGATCAAGTGCGACCTCTGCGTCGACCGGCTCGCGCAGGGGCTCTGGCCCGCCTGCGCCACCAAGTGCTCGATGAAGGCGATCCATTTCCTGGATGCGGAGCGCCTCGGCCGGATCCTGGCCGAGAGCGGGCGGCGGGGCAGCGGCGCCCTCGTGCTCGGCGTCGGCGCGGCGGAGGCGCTCAGGTGA
- a CDS encoding methanogenesis marker 16 metalloprotein translates to MTRTIAEINERLRRGEAVVLTAQEVKEAARRGAPLEVEEVDVVTTGTRGPMSGSAAAFTLPGAPGAGPAARAWLNGVPAYPVPEGGGDLSEGLDLVVYGTAESRWEPRRYGGGHLFRDFVQGQPLILETTSDGGALMRRTVTRADFSLARLYNARNAFRNYMAFGNFKGGPPLPTIFGFRPLGAGTGVTVVGSGELSPLQNDPGLRVIRQGTRVLVNGGPGLVVGHGTRSAAARPNLSLVADMFEMDAEYMGGFITDAALEVVNAVAVPIPILDEATLAAVTGALDEAVPLPVADISDRVAFTESTYGEVWQGTDLAIRYDAARCVTCSFSCVAEHYCPVGAISWRDRRHDDALCFACGACTITCVGGAFTARLGQITVDGRPVPITFRQSDRRRALRIAELLRDRMRRGEFLLSDLGDPIEHRGAGH, encoded by the coding sequence ATGACGCGGACCATCGCCGAGATCAACGAGCGGCTGCGCCGCGGGGAGGCGGTGGTCCTCACGGCGCAGGAGGTGAAGGAGGCCGCCCGCCGGGGCGCGCCGCTCGAGGTCGAGGAGGTGGACGTGGTGACCACCGGCACGCGGGGCCCGATGTCGGGCTCCGCGGCGGCCTTCACGCTCCCGGGAGCGCCCGGAGCGGGTCCGGCCGCGCGCGCCTGGCTGAACGGCGTCCCCGCCTATCCCGTGCCGGAGGGCGGAGGGGATCTCTCCGAGGGCCTCGATCTGGTCGTCTACGGCACGGCGGAGAGCCGCTGGGAGCCGCGCCGCTACGGGGGCGGGCACCTCTTCCGCGACTTCGTCCAGGGCCAGCCCCTGATCCTCGAGACGACCTCCGATGGAGGGGCCCTCATGCGTCGCACGGTGACGCGCGCGGACTTCTCCCTGGCGCGCCTGTACAACGCCCGCAACGCGTTCCGGAACTACATGGCCTTCGGCAACTTCAAGGGCGGGCCGCCGCTGCCCACGATCTTCGGCTTCCGGCCTCTGGGCGCCGGCACGGGCGTGACGGTCGTGGGCTCGGGGGAGCTGTCCCCGCTCCAGAACGATCCCGGGCTCCGCGTGATCCGGCAGGGCACGCGCGTGCTGGTCAATGGCGGCCCGGGCCTCGTCGTCGGCCACGGCACGCGCAGCGCCGCGGCCCGCCCGAACCTCTCGCTGGTGGCCGACATGTTCGAGATGGACGCCGAGTACATGGGCGGCTTCATCACGGACGCGGCGCTGGAGGTCGTCAACGCCGTGGCCGTGCCCATTCCCATCCTCGACGAGGCGACGCTCGCGGCGGTGACCGGGGCGCTGGACGAGGCGGTGCCGCTGCCGGTGGCGGACATCAGCGACCGCGTGGCCTTCACCGAGAGCACCTATGGCGAGGTCTGGCAGGGGACGGACCTGGCCATCCGCTACGACGCCGCCCGCTGCGTGACGTGTTCCTTCTCGTGCGTCGCCGAGCACTACTGCCCCGTGGGCGCCATCTCGTGGCGGGACCGGCGCCACGACGACGCCCTCTGCTTCGCCTGCGGCGCCTGCACCATCACGTGCGTGGGGGGGGCCTTCACGGCGCGCCTCGGCCAGATCACCGTGGACGGCCGGCCGGTGCCCATCACCTTCCGCCAGAGCGACAGGCGGCGGGCGCTCCGGATCGCCGAATTGCTGCGGGACCGGATGCGCCGGGGCGAGTTCCTCCTGAGCGATCTGGGTGATCCCATCGAGCACCGGGGCGCGGGGCACTGA
- a CDS encoding ABC transporter permease: protein MVAQPERAVPAAGQMPLVGRRAGPWGGRARLALANVVTLVGVLLLWQLVAVIYASPFVPSPAAVWRAALRLAAVGDVNGHSLLAHTGQSLLRVLAGFAAAAVMGVPLGLVMGLYPRIYQSTKSVIEPIRFIPPLAWIPIAIVTLSGFSRYVFIIWLGAFFPVFIATLVGVPRVEILHKNVAAVHGAGRAYILRKVVIPSTLPDILGGMRVGLGVGWMCIVAAEMIGGEMLGLGKLILKYAELLRMAEIVVGMIIIGLCGLVMNEILLAIEKRLFRWRWEVTL, encoded by the coding sequence ATGGTCGCGCAGCCGGAGCGCGCGGTGCCCGCCGCCGGGCAAATGCCGCTGGTGGGCCGCCGGGCCGGGCCCTGGGGCGGGCGTGCGCGGCTGGCTCTCGCCAACGTCGTCACCCTGGTGGGCGTGCTCCTGCTCTGGCAGCTCGTGGCCGTCATCTATGCCTCACCCTTCGTGCCGAGCCCGGCCGCCGTGTGGCGCGCCGCACTCCGCCTGGCGGCGGTGGGGGACGTCAACGGCCACTCGCTCCTCGCCCACACGGGGCAGAGCCTGCTGCGTGTCCTCGCGGGCTTCGCCGCCGCGGCGGTCATGGGGGTGCCGCTGGGGCTCGTGATGGGCCTCTACCCGCGGATCTACCAGAGCACCAAGAGCGTGATCGAGCCCATCCGCTTCATCCCCCCGCTGGCCTGGATCCCCATCGCCATCGTGACGCTCTCGGGGTTCTCCCGCTACGTGTTCATCATCTGGCTGGGCGCCTTCTTCCCGGTCTTCATCGCCACCCTCGTGGGCGTCCCGCGCGTCGAGATCCTCCACAAGAACGTGGCCGCGGTGCACGGCGCAGGGCGCGCGTACATCCTGAGAAAGGTCGTCATCCCCTCGACGCTCCCGGACATCCTGGGCGGCATGCGGGTGGGGCTCGGCGTGGGGTGGATGTGCATCGTCGCCGCCGAGATGATCGGCGGAGAGATGCTGGGGCTCGGCAAGCTGATCCTCAAGTACGCCGAGCTCCTGCGCATGGCGGAGATCGTGGTGGGGATGATCATCATCGGCCTGTGCGGCCTCGTCATGAACGAGATCCTCCTCGCCATCGAGAAGCGCCTCTTCCGCTGGCGCTGGGAGGTGACGCTGTGA
- a CDS encoding MtaA/CmuA family methyltransferase gives MTPKERILRILGGDRSQAPAVWIPVNGTLVETMDLCGAGWPEAHADPDQMARLAAATYEITDCPTCTIPFCLTLEAEALGAGVDRGTRSSPPQVRRHLDLAMDAFEPPADFLTRGRIPAVLEAVERLARSAGRVQPVTMKVVGPFTVASALFGPEPLLIATIEDPPGVAKLLDRLVPLSAALARAARQRGADCISIPDPVASCDLIPPRTYAELVLPAHARLLAEIEGPRVLHICGNTTPQLASVREARPSAFSFEEKVAVPEARAVLGDGIVTIGNLSAFGALLTGSPETVKHEALERLREGVDLLSSGCGLSPLTRLDRVRALVEAAREHGASA, from the coding sequence GTGACCCCCAAGGAGCGCATCCTCCGGATCCTGGGGGGCGACCGGTCCCAGGCGCCGGCGGTCTGGATTCCGGTCAACGGCACCCTCGTGGAGACCATGGATCTCTGCGGCGCCGGCTGGCCCGAGGCCCACGCGGATCCCGACCAGATGGCGCGGCTGGCCGCGGCCACCTACGAGATCACGGACTGCCCCACCTGCACGATCCCCTTCTGCCTGACGCTGGAGGCAGAAGCTCTCGGCGCCGGCGTGGACCGGGGCACGCGCTCGAGCCCGCCCCAGGTGCGGCGTCATCTCGACCTCGCCATGGACGCCTTCGAGCCGCCCGCCGATTTCCTCACGCGCGGCCGCATCCCGGCCGTGCTCGAGGCGGTGGAGCGGCTGGCGAGGAGCGCGGGCCGGGTGCAACCCGTCACCATGAAGGTGGTCGGACCCTTCACCGTGGCCTCGGCGCTGTTCGGCCCGGAGCCCCTCCTGATCGCGACCATCGAGGACCCGCCCGGGGTGGCGAAGCTCCTGGACCGCCTGGTCCCGCTCTCGGCCGCGCTGGCCCGCGCCGCGCGGCAGCGCGGGGCCGACTGCATCTCCATCCCCGACCCCGTCGCCTCCTGCGACCTGATCCCGCCCCGGACCTACGCGGAGCTGGTGCTCCCCGCTCACGCGCGACTCCTGGCCGAGATCGAGGGGCCGCGCGTGCTCCACATCTGCGGCAACACCACGCCTCAGCTCGCCTCGGTGCGCGAGGCGCGGCCGAGCGCCTTCTCCTTCGAGGAGAAGGTGGCGGTGCCGGAGGCGCGCGCCGTCCTCGGGGATGGCATCGTGACCATCGGCAACCTGTCGGCGTTCGGCGCCCTCCTCACGGGCTCCCCCGAGACGGTGAAGCACGAGGCGCTCGAGCGGCTCCGCGAGGGCGTCGACCTCCTCTCCTCGGGCTGCGGCCTCTCCCCGCTCACGCGGCTCGATCGGGTCCGGGCGCTGGTCGAGGCGGCGCGCGAGCACGGAGCCAGCGCGTGA
- a CDS encoding UPF0280 family protein, producing the protein MEEYRARVATRGLVSFRVARGESDLVVACEGPLESEARAALGWHRRELEAYIAEHPAFLASLQPVAVHPRAPRIVRAMAEAARAAGVGPMAAVAGALAEAVGRSLLRQSQEVIVENGGDLFVSVRSERVALLDTGPSAFGRALGFLIRPDRGPVGIATSSGTVGGSLSLGRADAACVIARSAALADAAATAVGNAVTGAEGIEAGLARARAIPGILGVVVVVGSRLGAWGQVELVEA; encoded by the coding sequence GTGGAGGAGTACCGGGCGCGCGTCGCCACGCGCGGTCTGGTCTCGTTCCGCGTGGCCCGCGGGGAGTCGGACCTGGTCGTGGCCTGCGAAGGCCCACTCGAGAGTGAGGCCCGGGCGGCGCTGGGGTGGCACCGGCGGGAGCTCGAGGCGTACATCGCCGAGCACCCGGCCTTCCTGGCCTCGCTTCAGCCGGTGGCGGTCCACCCGCGGGCGCCGCGCATCGTCCGGGCCATGGCGGAGGCCGCACGCGCGGCTGGGGTCGGGCCCATGGCGGCGGTGGCCGGCGCCCTGGCCGAGGCGGTGGGACGAAGCCTCCTGCGGCAGAGCCAGGAGGTCATCGTCGAGAACGGCGGCGACCTGTTCGTCTCCGTGCGGAGCGAGCGGGTGGCGCTGCTCGACACCGGCCCTTCCGCGTTCGGCCGGGCCCTCGGGTTCCTGATCCGCCCCGATCGGGGGCCCGTGGGGATCGCCACCTCCTCGGGCACGGTCGGAGGCTCGCTGAGCCTGGGCCGCGCCGATGCGGCCTGCGTGATCGCCCGGAGCGCGGCGCTCGCGGATGCCGCGGCCACCGCCGTCGGCAACGCGGTGACCGGCGCGGAAGGCATCGAGGCCGGACTGGCCCGGGCCCGGGCCATCCCGGGCATCCTGGGCGTCGTCGTGGTGGTGGGGAGCCGGCTCGGGGCCTGGGGACAGGTGGAGCTGGTGGAGGCCTGA
- a CDS encoding molybdopterin-dependent oxidoreductase — MIPSSTGARGTEVSLAEKRQETRRTHDGVVTTTCALCPAGCGMRLATRAGGVVDVWGEAEHPLSKGSLCALGSAVGQLVSSPARLTEPRARLRRGEPWRTISWDEALGLCATRLAPFREAGRGQAVALAQGRAVPLGSLLSARRLGGALGLGSAPAPAPEGTRALGALASMVPAPDWTRAGSILLVAADPASSEPCTMGWIVDARLRGARVITVDGRRTRTTLKSDLVVPARPGSERLVLAGLGAALVRRGRHDEAMARAALRDAEGWLARCAALDLGAVSRASGVSETQLEEVAAALAESFPALVVVDPDALGGEAAGVLGTAVGLLALLGALGLPGGGLACLGGPLPPLDAGLDPAREPVAATNPPAVLLWEASCPPRRRDSWAAAVAERAGYVVALAAFPDAVTEVADLVLPAALWLEHGDVILRSTSRCLQWHRTVVPPPGRARSGAWIWAALARTMGVGALFPWLGPELDLDEGALTDFFLSHSPAVSGCSRALLDPATAGPGGILWPAADGEATRLEHGAVIRGRWRLLDRRAGWPGPEEPVLTVGFAAEDASADLAGEAGPRGSTDLLEEMAPLARMPGGWPLVGALMP, encoded by the coding sequence GTGATCCCATCGAGCACCGGGGCGCGGGGCACTGAGGTGAGCCTCGCCGAGAAGCGCCAGGAGACGCGCCGCACGCACGACGGCGTCGTGACCACCACCTGCGCCCTCTGCCCGGCGGGCTGCGGCATGCGCCTGGCCACGCGCGCGGGAGGCGTCGTGGACGTCTGGGGCGAGGCCGAGCACCCGCTGAGCAAGGGCTCGCTCTGCGCTCTGGGCTCGGCCGTGGGTCAGCTCGTGTCGAGCCCGGCCCGGCTCACCGAGCCGCGCGCCCGACTCCGGCGGGGGGAGCCCTGGCGCACGATCTCCTGGGACGAGGCGCTCGGGCTCTGCGCCACCCGCCTCGCCCCGTTCCGCGAGGCAGGGCGAGGCCAAGCCGTCGCCCTCGCCCAGGGCCGGGCTGTGCCGCTGGGGAGCCTCCTCTCCGCCAGACGACTCGGCGGAGCCCTCGGGCTCGGCAGCGCGCCGGCGCCGGCGCCGGAGGGCACGCGCGCCCTCGGAGCCCTGGCCTCGATGGTCCCCGCCCCCGACTGGACGCGCGCGGGGAGCATCCTCCTGGTGGCGGCCGACCCGGCCTCGAGCGAGCCCTGCACCATGGGATGGATCGTGGACGCCCGCCTGCGGGGCGCGCGGGTGATCACGGTGGACGGCCGGCGCACCCGGACCACGCTCAAGTCGGATCTCGTGGTGCCGGCTCGGCCCGGGAGCGAGCGGCTGGTGCTCGCCGGGCTCGGGGCGGCGCTGGTGAGGCGCGGGCGACACGACGAGGCGATGGCGAGAGCCGCGCTCCGGGACGCCGAGGGCTGGCTCGCGCGCTGTGCCGCCCTCGACCTCGGAGCAGTCTCCCGCGCCAGCGGGGTGAGCGAGACTCAGCTGGAGGAGGTCGCCGCGGCGCTCGCGGAATCCTTCCCCGCGCTGGTGGTGGTCGATCCCGATGCCCTCGGCGGTGAGGCCGCGGGCGTGCTCGGAACCGCCGTCGGGCTCCTCGCGCTGCTGGGCGCCCTCGGGCTTCCCGGTGGCGGGCTGGCCTGTCTCGGAGGCCCGTTGCCTCCCCTCGATGCCGGCCTCGACCCGGCGCGCGAGCCGGTGGCAGCCACCAACCCGCCCGCCGTCTTGCTCTGGGAGGCCTCGTGCCCGCCGCGGCGTCGCGACTCCTGGGCCGCGGCAGTGGCCGAGCGCGCGGGGTACGTGGTGGCGCTCGCCGCATTCCCCGATGCGGTGACCGAGGTCGCCGACCTCGTGCTCCCGGCGGCGCTCTGGCTCGAGCACGGCGACGTGATCCTGCGCAGCACGAGCCGGTGCCTGCAATGGCACCGGACCGTGGTGCCGCCTCCAGGGCGCGCGCGATCCGGCGCCTGGATCTGGGCGGCGCTGGCCCGGACGATGGGCGTGGGGGCGCTCTTCCCGTGGCTCGGCCCGGAACTGGACCTCGACGAGGGGGCCCTCACCGACTTCTTCCTCTCGCACTCCCCGGCCGTGTCTGGCTGCAGCCGGGCACTGCTGGACCCCGCGACAGCGGGGCCAGGAGGAATCCTCTGGCCGGCGGCGGATGGCGAGGCAACCCGTCTGGAGCACGGAGCCGTCATTCGCGGCCGGTGGCGTCTCCTCGACCGGCGAGCCGGCTGGCCGGGGCCGGAGGAACCGGTGCTGACGGTGGGCTTCGCGGCCGAGGACGCGAGCGCCGATCTCGCGGGGGAAGCGGGTCCTCGTGGCTCGACGGATCTCCTCGAGGAGATGGCCCCTCTCGCGCGGATGCCCGGGGGCTGGCCGCTGGTGGGAGCGCTGATGCCATGA
- a CDS encoding ABC transporter ATP-binding protein yields the protein MALGGDAVTEKIRVRVTQRFGDLLVLDGIDFSVRENEFLCILGKSGCGKTTLANLMAGLMPCSQGAVSIDGVPVDPKHHELAFVFQEPSCWPWRNVRDNIRIGMEIRGHPAAEIDRRVTEMIDMVGLRGFEGYYPYQISGGMKQRVAIARAFAVDADLILMDEPFAALDTQTRQGMQEEVLRIWEKRKTTVVFITHSLEEAIYLAERIIVLTDKPGTIRGDFAVDLPRPRDFAHPGFIALRKRLGELIGSW from the coding sequence CTGGCGCTGGGAGGTGACGCTGTGACCGAGAAGATCCGCGTCCGGGTGACCCAGCGCTTCGGCGACCTGCTGGTCCTGGACGGGATCGACTTCTCCGTGCGGGAGAACGAGTTCCTCTGCATCCTGGGCAAGAGCGGCTGCGGCAAGACGACGCTGGCCAACCTCATGGCCGGCCTGATGCCGTGCAGCCAAGGCGCCGTCAGCATCGACGGCGTCCCCGTGGACCCCAAGCACCACGAGCTGGCCTTCGTGTTCCAGGAGCCCTCCTGCTGGCCCTGGCGGAACGTCCGCGACAACATCCGCATCGGCATGGAGATCCGCGGGCACCCCGCCGCCGAGATCGACCGGCGGGTCACCGAGATGATCGACATGGTGGGGCTGCGCGGTTTCGAGGGCTACTACCCCTACCAGATCTCGGGCGGCATGAAGCAGCGGGTGGCCATCGCCCGGGCCTTCGCCGTGGACGCGGACCTCATCCTCATGGACGAGCCCTTCGCGGCGCTGGACACGCAGACGCGCCAGGGGATGCAGGAGGAGGTGCTGCGGATCTGGGAGAAGCGCAAGACGACCGTGGTCTTCATCACCCACAGTCTCGAGGAGGCCATCTATCTCGCCGAGCGCATCATCGTGCTCACCGACAAGCCCGGCACCATCCGCGGCGACTTCGCCGTGGACCTGCCGCGGCCGCGGGACTTCGCCCACCCGGGGTTCATCGCGCTCCGGAAGCGGCTGGGCGAGCTGATCGGCTCCTGGTGA
- a CDS encoding ABC transporter substrate-binding protein: METRREFLRTSTLALAAGAGAPIILTPRKGLAQGGLKTIPVAGLIGAAAHNAALETARAKGFLEANGLKMEPKEYAAGAFLIQALAAGDIVAGVAGDNPSLLGRASGVDLKILANSNLEGSVLVVGPRVKGPKDLHGKKVGTPGIAAIQDTLMVLYEEKHGIKTDHVFVKVTDMPTLLSKGEIAGYMVWEVTGSAGLAMGGGRVLATSKDIRGNHECCVLVASGKFLRGDPDAALRLVRAFDVGLKHAMGNREELVQIVARRDGLEPDLARRALTNVRYKYPPFNDPGELSFIVEALMKAGKIEKGQVPDVRKFVAETMDNRMIRSLHA; encoded by the coding sequence ATGGAGACACGCCGCGAGTTCCTCAGGACGTCCACGCTGGCGCTGGCCGCGGGAGCCGGCGCCCCCATCATCCTGACGCCGCGCAAGGGCCTCGCCCAGGGCGGGCTCAAGACCATCCCCGTGGCGGGGCTCATCGGCGCGGCAGCTCACAACGCGGCGCTGGAGACGGCCCGCGCCAAGGGCTTCCTCGAGGCCAACGGGCTCAAGATGGAGCCGAAGGAGTACGCGGCCGGGGCCTTCCTCATCCAGGCTCTGGCGGCCGGTGACATCGTGGCCGGAGTGGCCGGGGACAACCCGAGCCTCCTCGGGCGCGCGTCGGGGGTGGACCTGAAGATCCTCGCCAACTCGAACCTCGAGGGCTCGGTCCTCGTCGTGGGACCCAGGGTCAAGGGACCGAAAGACCTCCACGGCAAGAAGGTCGGTACCCCGGGCATCGCCGCCATCCAGGACACCCTCATGGTGCTGTACGAGGAGAAGCACGGCATCAAGACCGACCACGTCTTCGTGAAGGTCACGGACATGCCGACCCTCCTCAGCAAGGGCGAGATCGCGGGCTACATGGTCTGGGAGGTGACGGGCTCGGCGGGGCTCGCCATGGGCGGGGGCCGGGTGCTCGCCACCTCCAAGGACATCCGCGGCAACCACGAGTGCTGCGTGCTGGTGGCCAGCGGGAAGTTCCTGCGCGGGGACCCCGACGCCGCCCTCAGGCTCGTGAGGGCCTTCGACGTCGGGCTCAAGCACGCCATGGGCAACCGCGAGGAGCTGGTCCAGATCGTGGCCCGGCGGGACGGGCTCGAGCCGGACCTGGCCCGGCGGGCGCTCACCAATGTCCGCTACAAGTACCCGCCCTTCAACGACCCGGGGGAGCTGTCCTTCATCGTCGAGGCGCTGATGAAGGCGGGCAAGATCGAGAAGGGGCAGGTGCCGGACGTGCGGAAGTTCGTGGCCGAGACGATGGACAACCGCATGATCAGGAGCCTGCACGCCTGA